One segment of Marvinbryantia formatexigens DSM 14469 DNA contains the following:
- a CDS encoding type IV toxin-antitoxin system AbiEi family antitoxin domain-containing protein, whose translation MRQSTYDRLESVYRKFKGYIGTQELLKEGFSNRQIAVMAEEGHLEKVCHGYYWLAGKKEAKPSDYKCIEVCLSDPRAIVCMDSALYYQGMMKEEPEHLSVATARTDRSLLSMSFPITRHYFSTNYYLTGARKKETEFGCYNIYDIERSICDMFRLEADVDIELVDKIKANEEQYRRILRYAELLRVKQKL comes from the coding sequence ATGAGGCAAAGTACATATGACAGGCTGGAATCGGTATACCGGAAGTTTAAAGGGTATATAGGTACGCAGGAGCTTCTGAAAGAGGGTTTTTCAAACCGCCAGATAGCGGTCATGGCAGAAGAGGGACATCTGGAAAAAGTATGTCATGGATATTATTGGCTGGCAGGGAAAAAGGAAGCGAAACCATCAGACTATAAATGCATAGAAGTATGCCTTAGCGATCCCAGGGCGATTGTTTGCATGGACAGCGCCCTCTATTATCAGGGTATGATGAAAGAAGAGCCGGAACATTTGTCTGTTGCCACGGCGCGAACGGACCGCAGCTTGTTGAGTATGTCTTTTCCGATTACACGACATTATTTTTCGACGAATTATTACTTAACAGGCGCGAGAAAAAAAGAAACAGAATTTGGCTGCTATAATATCTACGACATTGAGCGGAGTATCTGCGATATGTTTCGTCTGGAAGCGGATGTTGATATAGAGCTTGTAGATAAGATAAAAGCGAATGAGGAACAATACAGACGTATATTGAGATACGCAGAGCTGCTGCGGGTAAAACAGAAATTATGA
- the dinD gene encoding DNA damage-inducible protein D, which translates to MDEKKIGRLKKLFDDVIHISEDGAIEFWYARELQPLLGYSRWENFELVIKKAMISCENAGGNVNDHFRGVTKMIKLAKNAERGIKEYVLTRYACYLIAQNGDVRKDEIAFAQSYFAVQTRKQELIEDRIRLIERLNAREKLRESEKRLSQNIYERGVDDAGFGRIRSKGDQALFGGFTTKDMKERLKVKENRPLADFLPTLTIAAKNLATEMTNYNVEQKELYGEAPITDEHVQNNSSVREMLGQRGIKPEDLPPAEDLKKLERRVKRDEKNLMKG; encoded by the coding sequence ATGGATGAAAAAAAGATTGGAAGATTAAAAAAACTTTTTGATGATGTTATTCATATATCAGAAGATGGAGCAATTGAATTTTGGTATGCCAGGGAATTGCAGCCATTGTTAGGATATTCCAGGTGGGAAAATTTCGAGTTAGTTATAAAGAAAGCGATGATATCTTGTGAGAATGCAGGCGGAAATGTAAACGATCATTTTCGTGGCGTCACGAAAATGATAAAATTGGCGAAAAATGCAGAAAGAGGTATTAAAGAATATGTGCTGACACGTTATGCATGTTATTTGATCGCCCAAAATGGAGATGTGAGAAAGGATGAGATTGCTTTTGCCCAAAGCTATTTTGCTGTTCAGACAAGAAAACAGGAACTTATTGAAGATAGGATTAGGCTGATTGAGCGACTGAATGCAAGAGAGAAATTAAGAGAATCTGAAAAAAGACTGTCTCAGAATATTTATGAACGTGGTGTGGATGATGCTGGGTTTGGAAGAATAAGATCCAAGGGTGATCAGGCGCTTTTTGGCGGATTTACGACAAAGGACATGAAGGAACGTCTAAAAGTAAAAGAGAACAGACCTTTGGCAGATTTTCTTCCAACATTGACTATAGCCGCTAAAAATCTGGCAACAGAAATGACCAATTATAATGTGGAACAAAAAGAATTATATGGCGAAGCGCCTATAACAGATGAACATGTTCAGAATAATTCAAGTGTAAGAGAGATGTTAGGACAGAGAGGAATAAAGCCGGAGGATTTGCCTCCGGCAGAAGATCTGAAAAAGTTGGAACGCAGAGTAAAAAGAGATGAGAAGAATTTAATGAAAGGATGA
- a CDS encoding protein-export chaperone SecB encodes MGNYNSILNLQKLVFDRIEFDRKGFKNTQELKFELQVQIGLNEDDTYKVTLVLKGTKQDEYNIDISLSGFFRVEGQVEDKTVQDLIKKNAVAILMPYLRSELTLLTAQPDTDSVVLPPFNINKMFGN; translated from the coding sequence ATGGGTAACTATAATAGTATATTAAACTTACAAAAACTGGTATTTGATAGAATTGAATTTGATAGAAAAGGTTTTAAGAACACCCAGGAGCTGAAATTTGAATTACAAGTACAAATAGGATTAAATGAAGACGACACATATAAGGTAACGCTTGTTTTGAAAGGTACAAAACAAGATGAGTATAATATTGATATCAGCCTATCTGGTTTTTTTAGAGTTGAAGGACAAGTGGAAGATAAGACAGTTCAGGATTTAATAAAGAAAAATGCTGTGGCAATTTTGATGCCTTATCTCAGAAGTGAGCTTACATTGTTAACAGCACAACCGGATACGGATAGTGTAGTACTTCCACCTTTTAATATTAATAAGATGTTTGGAAATTAA
- a CDS encoding nucleotidyl transferase AbiEii/AbiGii toxin family protein, which translates to MNLHNDKDAFEELIAAASVELKIPANIIEKDYYVTLTLRELSSRIRGMVFKGGTSLTKCYQILDRFSEDIDISYAASEGIPGESRKRQLKKAVVDSMNCLNFPITNLEETRSRRNYNCYHAAYPSIYAPTAELKSELIIETYIALLPFPTTVRMTDNYIYRFLRQSNQVYLAEEFNLMPFEITTQTIERTLVDKVFALCDYYLDGKAERHSRHLYDIHKIVENISFSESLPKLIREVRALRAPLSICPSAAEGVDINCILEEIIAKEAYKEDYLKITENLLFSPLSYEAAISSLQRLVDENYFK; encoded by the coding sequence ATGAATTTGCATAACGATAAGGATGCCTTTGAAGAACTAATTGCCGCTGCATCCGTAGAATTGAAAATACCTGCAAACATTATCGAAAAAGATTATTATGTAACACTTACTCTGCGGGAACTCTCATCACGCATCAGAGGAATGGTATTCAAAGGCGGCACTTCTCTGACAAAGTGCTATCAGATTCTTGACCGTTTTTCTGAAGATATTGATATTTCATACGCTGCCTCGGAAGGTATTCCCGGCGAAAGCAGAAAACGCCAGTTAAAAAAAGCTGTGGTTGATTCTATGAATTGCTTGAATTTTCCAATTACCAACCTTGAGGAAACCCGCAGTCGTAGAAATTACAACTGCTATCACGCTGCATATCCTTCCATCTATGCACCAACAGCAGAACTCAAATCAGAGCTTATAATTGAAACCTATATTGCCTTGCTCCCGTTTCCAACTACAGTGCGTATGACCGATAACTATATCTACCGGTTTCTGCGGCAGTCAAATCAAGTATATCTGGCAGAAGAATTTAATCTGATGCCATTTGAGATTACAACGCAGACTATTGAACGCACACTGGTTGACAAAGTATTTGCACTCTGTGACTATTATCTGGATGGAAAAGCAGAGCGGCATTCCCGCCATCTTTATGATATACATAAGATTGTAGAAAATATCTCCTTTTCAGAGTCATTGCCTAAATTAATACGGGAAGTCCGTGCATTACGTGCGCCTCTTTCTATTTGTCCTTCCGCTGCAGAAGGTGTGGATATCAACTGTATTCTTGAAGAAATCATAGCAAAAGAGGCTTACAAAGAAGATTATTTAAAAATAACTGAAAACCTGTTATTTTCGCCGCTTTCCTATGAGGCAGCCATATCAAGCCTACAGCGTCTGGTGGATGAAAATTATTTTAAATAA
- a CDS encoding DUF6088 family protein → MLKEYLEKTYGCNEPIFINEIKLDNLNDNALRQYFKRMVKSGDLIRFDTGIYYLPRQSRLLKKSYLDPLKVVSRKYIQNGSEIFGYFSGAYLSNQLRLTTQMPATIEIVTNKESTKGRTVTIGGQSIRLKRPSTMITEKNVRLLQFLDAVSASEKYAELPVSETTAILKQYIRQNGFTKNRLADVLPYITAQTAKKLIEWGLIYEFA, encoded by the coding sequence ATGCTGAAAGAATATTTAGAAAAAACTTATGGTTGCAATGAGCCTATCTTTATCAACGAAATCAAACTGGACAATTTAAACGACAATGCCCTGCGCCAATATTTTAAACGCATGGTAAAGTCCGGCGATTTGATTCGTTTCGATACCGGAATATATTATCTTCCCAGACAATCCAGATTATTAAAAAAATCTTACCTGGATCCATTGAAAGTAGTGAGCCGGAAATACATCCAGAATGGCTCTGAAATCTTTGGATATTTTTCCGGCGCATACCTTTCCAACCAGCTCCGGCTTACAACTCAGATGCCCGCAACCATTGAAATCGTCACCAATAAGGAGTCTACCAAAGGGCGAACCGTTACTATCGGCGGGCAAAGCATCCGACTCAAACGTCCTTCCACAATGATTACAGAAAAAAATGTTCGGCTCCTGCAGTTTTTAGATGCTGTATCTGCTTCAGAAAAATACGCAGAACTTCCAGTGTCGGAAACAACTGCCATTTTGAAACAATACATCCGCCAAAATGGTTTTACCAAAAACCGGCTTGCAGATGTTTTGCCTTATATAACTGCTCAGACAGCAAAAAAACTGATTGAATGGGGATTGATTTATGAATTTGCATAA
- a CDS encoding AAA family ATPase — MKLLRVRASNYKNCCDDFTIDLVAKSKKTSEDKEYELQEIAEDLYVFNTAAFVGKNASGKTSAIELMECGYSILSEFRLEDKHYNYDNVKLEMIFYHENYIYKYNTLLKADSNLGSKANFTEQRICRKKYYKSRIKEIYSDEGFEEITNLGELPEDTSIVFFVLKKKVTRAVYFNCDGEGANTYHLMFRAMKTYKISETVLMKVIRIFDDKIKSLEVVDEKHYKIVYQDCVKELSDSEMVYMLSSGTTKGVLLYIFVVAALENGFDLLIDEVENHFHKTLVENMISLFKDKTVNKKSATLIFTTHYCEVLDLFNRQDNIWIAKSDNKIRLDNMYESYNIRPELLKSRQFYNNAFDTSVNYEDLMALKKELMR; from the coding sequence ATGAAACTGTTGAGGGTTCGTGCATCAAACTATAAAAACTGCTGTGATGATTTTACGATTGATCTTGTGGCAAAGTCTAAGAAAACAAGTGAGGATAAGGAATATGAGCTGCAGGAGATAGCAGAAGATTTGTATGTGTTTAATACGGCTGCATTTGTTGGTAAGAATGCTTCCGGAAAAACCTCTGCAATCGAGCTGATGGAGTGTGGTTATTCCATTCTCAGTGAATTCCGTCTGGAAGATAAACATTATAATTATGACAATGTAAAATTAGAAATGATTTTCTATCATGAGAATTACATTTACAAGTATAATACCCTTTTAAAAGCCGATTCGAATTTAGGAAGTAAAGCGAATTTCACAGAACAACGCATCTGTCGGAAAAAATATTATAAATCCAGGATAAAAGAAATTTATTCTGATGAGGGATTTGAAGAGATTACGAATTTAGGAGAACTTCCGGAAGATACTTCTATCGTATTTTTCGTGCTGAAAAAGAAAGTGACCCGTGCTGTTTATTTTAATTGTGATGGCGAGGGTGCGAATACTTATCATCTGATGTTCAGAGCAATGAAAACTTATAAAATATCTGAAACGGTTCTGATGAAAGTAATCAGGATTTTCGATGATAAGATTAAGAGCCTGGAAGTGGTAGACGAAAAACATTACAAGATTGTGTATCAGGATTGTGTGAAAGAGCTTTCGGATTCTGAGATGGTTTATATGCTTTCCAGCGGGACAACCAAAGGAGTTCTTCTTTATATTTTTGTAGTTGCGGCACTGGAAAACGGCTTTGATCTTTTGATAGATGAAGTGGAAAATCATTTCCATAAGACATTGGTTGAAAATATGATAAGCTTATTCAAGGATAAGACGGTTAATAAAAAATCCGCAACACTTATTTTTACCACGCATTATTGTGAGGTTTTAGATTTGTTCAACCGTCAGGATAACATCTGGATTGCAAAATCAGATAATAAGATTCGTCTGGATAATATGTATGAAAGCTACAATATCAGACCGGAGCTTTTAAAGAGCCGTCAGTTTTACAACAATGCTTTTGATACTTCTGTAAACTATGAAGATCTCATGGCATTGAAGAAGGAGCTGATGAGATGA
- a CDS encoding flavodoxin family protein, producing the protein MKVLLVNGSSRKNGCTNVALCEVARALNEEGIETEQFFIGNEALPDCIACRKCRETGQCVFHDSVNEFVEKAKSADGFVFGSPVYFAHPSGRLLTFMDRAFYSGGAAFQFKPAAAVLSARRAGTTASFDVINKYFTICSMPVVSSTYWNHVYGAQPEEVAEDKEGLMTMYNIGKNMAWLLKCIALGKENGLAHPHNEKVLTNFTR; encoded by the coding sequence ATGAAAGTATTGCTTGTAAATGGGAGTTCCCGGAAAAATGGCTGCACAAATGTAGCGCTGTGCGAAGTGGCGCGTGCCCTGAATGAAGAGGGAATTGAAACGGAGCAGTTTTTTATTGGAAATGAGGCGCTGCCGGATTGCATTGCCTGTCGCAAGTGCAGGGAAACCGGGCAGTGCGTATTTCATGACAGTGTAAATGAGTTTGTGGAGAAGGCGAAATCCGCGGACGGCTTTGTCTTTGGCTCTCCGGTTTATTTTGCGCATCCGAGCGGCAGGCTGCTGACCTTCATGGACAGAGCGTTTTATTCCGGCGGGGCGGCGTTCCAGTTTAAGCCGGCGGCAGCCGTTTTATCTGCGAGACGTGCAGGAACCACGGCGTCCTTTGACGTAATTAACAAGTATTTTACGATTTGTTCCATGCCGGTCGTTTCCTCCACCTACTGGAATCACGTTTACGGTGCGCAGCCGGAGGAAGTAGCGGAGGATAAAGAAGGGCTGATGACAATGTATAACATCGGCAAGAACATGGCGTGGCTGCTGAAATGCATCGCCCTTGGAAAAGAAAACGGGCTGGCGCATCCGCATAATGAAAAGGTATTAACAAACTTCACAAGGTAA